A window of Kribbella voronezhensis genomic DNA:
TCGACGTGTCGGCCAACGGGGAGAAGTTCCTGGCCGCCAACCCGCACCTCAAGCTGGTCAACGAGAAACGCGGCTACTCCGTCCTTCGCTTCGACGAGAAGGAACTGCGGGTCGACTTCCGCGCGGTGCCGTACATCGACCGGCCGGGCGCGCCGATCTCCACCATCCACTCGTTCGTGGTCGAGGCCGGTAACCCGGGCTTGAACACCGTTGCTCAGGAGGCGGTCCGATGAGGTTCCGAGGTGGGTGGCGGCCGGTCGCAGTACTGGGCGCCGTCGTGCTGGGGATGGTTGCCGCAGGCATCACCGGTCCGGCCGCGGCCGATCGTCCCGTCCAACGTGGGCTGACCCTCGCGACCGATGTCGCGCAGGTCGCGGTGACACCGGTTCCCTGTGCGAAACAAGGCTTCGAGCTGCGCTTCGGCAACACCGGAACCACCGCCGTGTACGCCGATGCGTTCCTCGACGCGGCCGCTCCGCTCACCCTGTCGCGGAAGCTCGTCTCCAGCTATCTGCCGCCCGGTTACACGCTCAAGCTGCCGATCGCGGTGAACGCGCCACGGGACACCGCGCCGGGCTCCTACTCGATCCAGATCAGGGCAGGAGATCAGACTCTCACGCTGCCGGTGCAGGTAGGGGAGGCACCGACCGACACCACCGGCAATCTTGCGCGCTACGTGCCGGTGAGTGCGTCCAGCGAACACCTGCCGGTGTATCCGGCCTGTGGTGCGGTCGACGGCGATCGTGACTCCGAGCACTGGGCCAAGACCACCGGCTGGAACGACGCGACCAAGGGCGCCTTCCCGGACTGGCTGCAGGTGACCTTCGACCAGCCGCAGAGCGTCGGCCGGGTCGACCTCTACACACTGAACTCCAAGCAGTACCCGGCCGCGGGGTACGGCCTGAAGGACTGGGACGTGCAGGCCAAGGTCGGTGACGCCTGGCAAACCGTCGCCGAGGTGAGGGGCAACGTGGCGGGTATGAAGAGCTCCACCTTCACCCCGGTGACGGCCAGCGCAGTACGGGTTCTCACGCTCGCCAGCAACGAAGGACCGACGTACTCGCGAGTCGTGGAACTGGAGGTCTACAACAACTAGTAGACCTCGATCCGGTCGAGG
This region includes:
- a CDS encoding discoidin domain-containing protein is translated as MRFRGGWRPVAVLGAVVLGMVAAGITGPAAADRPVQRGLTLATDVAQVAVTPVPCAKQGFELRFGNTGTTAVYADAFLDAAAPLTLSRKLVSSYLPPGYTLKLPIAVNAPRDTAPGSYSIQIRAGDQTLTLPVQVGEAPTDTTGNLARYVPVSASSEHLPVYPACGAVDGDRDSEHWAKTTGWNDATKGAFPDWLQVTFDQPQSVGRVDLYTLNSKQYPAAGYGLKDWDVQAKVGDAWQTVAEVRGNVAGMKSSTFTPVTASAVRVLTLASNEGPTYSRVVELEVYNN